The nucleotide window CGCTGCGCTTTCGGGATGTAAAGGGTGCGATGGATAACTGTGGAACGGGTGGAGATGGTGCGCAAACGTTCAATATCAGTACGACAACAGCGTTCGTTTTGGCCGGAGCGGGTGTGAAGGTCGCGAAGCATGGCAACCGCGCTGTTTCCAGCAAAACCGGCAGCGCGGATGTGCTGGAATTGCTGGGTGTGAACATCGCTTGCCCGCCGCATGAAATTGAGAGGCTGCTTGAAGCAGTCGGTATCGCGTTTTTATTTGCGCCATCCGTGCATCCAAACTTGCAAAAAATCATGAAGGTGCGAAAAGAGCTGAATGTACCGACAATTTTCAATTTAATTGGCCCTCTTACGAATCCGGTTGAACTGGAGACGCAGCTGGTCGGTATTTATAAACGGGAAATGCTTGTACCAATTGCGCAGGTACTGCAAAAAATTGGTCGCAAGCGCGCGGTTGTCGTGAACGGAAACGGCTTTTTGGACGAAGCCTCTTTGCAAGGGGAAAATCATATTGCTGTTTTACAGGATGGTATGATTACAGAAATGAAGGTGCATCCGGAAGAGTTTGGTTTACAGGTGGCATCAAACGAAGCGATTCGGGGTGGTGAACCAAAGGAAAACGCAGAAATTACGAGAAGTGTATTGCGAGGAGAACACGGTGTGTATCGTGACACGGTATTGCTCAATGCAGCTTTGGCGTTGTTCGCGAACGGCAAAGCCGAGACAATCGCTGAAGGTGTTGAGCTGGCAAAGCAGAGCATTGATTCAGGCAGCGCGCTTGCAAAGCTTGCGCTTCTTGTACAGGAAAGTCAAATTGTCGAAGAGGTGAGATGAATGGGAACGATTTTAGATAAGATTATTGCGCAGAAGAAATTAGAAGTGGCAGACTTGCAGCGAAGTGGGTTTCGGTATGAGGAAGTAAGACCGCATGTATCTCTAGTCGAGAATTTGAAGAAACCAGGTGTGACAGTGATTGCTGAAATCAAGCGTGCTTCTCCTTCTAAAGGAGCGCTGAATTTAGAGGTTGATGTGCAGGAACAAGCAAAGCAATATGAATTATCTGGTGCAGGCGCGATTTCCGTTTTGACGGATACGAACTTTTTTAAAGGCTCGTTTCAAGATTTAAAAGATGCACGCAGTGTTGTGTCAGTGCCGCTTTTGTGTAAGGACTTTATAATAGATGAAGTGCAAATTCAAAAGGCAAACGAGGCGGGAGCAGATATTATTTTATTGATTGTGGCGGCGTTACCTGGCGAGCGTTTGCAAGAACTGTATCGCTATGCAACAGAACTTGGCCTTGAAGTTATCGTAGAGGTGCATGATGAAGAAGAATTGGAAGCGGCTTTGGCAATTGGGCCGGCGATCATCGGTGTGAACAACCGCAACTTGAGAACATTTGAGGTAAATCTTGAAACAACAGAACGATTGGCGAAGCGGGTTGTATCATCGGGTGCATTGCTTATTAGTGAAAGTGGCATTTTTACAAAAGAAGATGTTGTGCGTGTGCAGCGAGTTGGGGCACAAGGAATTTTGGTTGGTGAGGCGTTCATGAGAGCTGACTCAGTAGCCGACTTGTTCGGAGCATTGCGCATATGAAGGTAAAGGTATGCGGCATTACGGATGTTGAAACAGCAAAGCGAACGTGTGAATACGGCGCTGATGCGCTTGGGTTTGTATTCGCCCCGAGCAAGCGAAGAATCACGCCGGAAGAAGCGGCCGACATCATTAAGGAGCTGCCGGCGCATGTGCAAAAGATTGGTGTGTTTGTGAATGAGACAATTGAGCGTGTAGAGGAAATTGCGGCCATGTGTGGTCTGAATTACGTCCAGCTTCATGGTGACGAGGATGCGTGTTACATGGAGAGACTGAATATTCCGTTTATTAAGGCGTTCGGCGTCGCTTCTCGAGAGGACGTGACCCGTGCGATGAACAGCAAGGCGGCATATGTGCTGCTTGACAGCCCGAAAGGCGTTTATCGCGGCGGGAACGGGACAGCATTTCCTTGGGAGTTGCTGCAGGAGCTTGGTGAGGAGGAGAGAGGGCGCGTCATTTTAGCGGGTGGACTGGGTTCTCATAATGTGAGAGACGCCATTCGTATCGTCAGACCGTACATGGTCGATGCCAGCAGCAGCCTTGAAACAGAGGGAAAGAAGGATCTACAAAAAATTAAAACATTTATTGAAACGGTGAAGGAGTGTTGAACATGAATTACACATATCCAAATGAAACAGGACATTACGGTGTATACGGCGGCCGCTACGTGCCGGAAACATTGATGCAATCGGTACTGGAGCTAGAGGCGGCTTATAAGGAAGCGATGGCTGATGAGGAGTTTCAAAAGCAGCTGGATTATTATTTGAAAACATACGTAGGACGGGAGACGCCACTTTATTTTGCGGAAAACTTAACGCGTTTGTGCGGCGGTCCGAAAATTTATTTGAAGCGCGAGGATTTAAATCATACAGGTGCCCATAAAATCAACAACACAATTGGGCAAGCACTTCTAGCAGTGCGAATGGGGAAAAAGAAGGTTGTTGCGGAAACGGGCGCCGGCCAGCATGGTGTGGCAACGGCGACAGTATGCGCGCTTCTTGGTTTGGAATGCGTTATTTTCATGGGAGAGGAAGACATTCGCCGCCAGAAATTGAACGTATTCCGAATGGAATTGCTCGGAGCGAGAGTAGAGGGCGTGTCATCAGGCAGTGCGACGCTAAAGGATGCGGTAAACGAGGCGCTTCGTTACTGGGTGACAAATGTAGGGGATACGCACTATATCATGGGTTCTGTACTAGGGCCACATCCGTTTCCGCAAATGGTGCGTGATTTCCAAAGTGTAATTGGCAACGAAACGAAAGCACAGTACAAAGCCTTAGAAGGTAAACTCCCAGACGCAGTTATCGCCTGCATAGGCGGCGGTAGCAATGCGATGGGTATGTTTTATCCGTTTGTAAAGGATGAAGAAGTAAAGCTGTACGGTGTAGAAGCGGCAGGTGCCGGCGTGGATACAGATAAACACGCAGCAACCTTGACGAAGGGAAAGGTCGGCGTGCTGCACGGGTCCATGATGTATTTGCTGCAGAACGAGGACGGACAAATTCAAGAAGCGCATTCCATTTCGGCGGGATTAGATTATCCGGGTGTGGGGCCTGAACATAGCTTGCTGAAGGATTTGCAGCGTGCAGAGTACCATGCAGTGACAGATGAAGAAGCATTACAAGCATTCAAGCTGCTGGCGTGTGAGGAGGGAATCATTCCGGCGCTCGAAAGCTCGCATGCGATTGCGTACGCACTAAAACTAGCGCCAACGATGAAGGAAGAGGAAGGCATCGTGATTTGTTTATCAGGACGCGGTGATAAGGATGTTGAAAGCGTAAAAGCATATTTGGAGGGGAAATGAGATGAATATTAATGACGTATTGAACAAGCTGCGTGAAGCAGGTGAAAAAGCGTTTGTGCCGTACATCATGGCTGGTGACGGCGGAATGGAAAAGCTGAAGGAAAACATCCGCTTTTTGGATGAAGTAGGTGCAAGCATCCTTGAGATTGGTATTCCCTTTTCCGATCCGGTTGCGGATGGACCGACCATCCAGCGTGCGGGCAAGCGTGCGCTAGATAACGGAACGACACTTGAGAGTATTTTCCAGGCGTTGACGGAGGTACGTCCGCAGGTGGAGGTGCCGTTCGTACTCATGACGTATTTGAATCCAGTTTTGGCATTCGGTGTGGAGCGATTTGTTGAGCGCTGCCAGGGAGCAGGGGTGAGCGGTATTATCGTGCCGGATCTTCCGTATGAGGAAAAGAACATCGTATCGGATGCGCTCGAGCGGGTTGGGATTGCGTTAATTCCGCTTGTAACGCTGACGAGCCCGATTGAGCGCATCGCTAAAATCACAGAAGAAGCACAGGGCTTTATCTACGCTGTGACGGTAACAGGTGTGACAGGAGCAAGGCGCGATTTCGCACAAAGTCAATTCGACTATTTGCGCCGCGTCAAGGAAGTAGCACACTTGCCCGTGTTGGCTGGGTTTGGCATTTCTACGCCGGAACAGGTACGAGAAATGGGGGATGTATGCGACGGTGTTGTAGTCGGCAGCCGCATTATTGAGCTGCTTGAGCAAGAGCGTTATGAAGAAATTCGCGAGCTGATTGGTAGCTGAAATAAAGTGAAAAGTGACCGGAATATATGTAAAAGTGACCGGAATGCAGGTGAAAGTGACCGAAATATATTCCCAAGTAGCCGGATCAAATAAAAAGACGTCCAAGGACGTCTTTTTATTCAAAAAATGCCGATGCGTATGAAACAGTTCCTGAAACGCCTGATAGTGCACCTTTTTCAAGCTCAAGTGCCATAAACACTTCATCAGGGACGTCAAAAGGGGCCTTGATATTCCAAGTAGAGGCGCGTCTAAAGCCAAACTTTGGGTAATATTCTGAGTGGCCGAGGACGATGACGGAGCGGAAGCCGAGCTGAGCCGCAATCTCTAAAGCTTTGGCAATCAGCTTTTTGCCAACGCCTTGCCCTTGAAAATCCGGCAATACAGAAACAGGTGCGAGCGCCAATGTCTTAGTCTGCTTTTCTTCATCTACAATTGCTGCTTTTGTTAATAAAATATGGCCTATGATTTGTTCATCATCAGTTGCCACCAGAGACAGCTCGGGTACGAATGCATGAGATTTTCTGAGTCGCGCTACTAAAGCATGCTCGCTATGGTCGCTATAAGGGGCATTTGCAAAAGCAGAACGAATAACCTGCTCAGTAAGTAGATGGTCAGCGGATGTTTCTTGTCGAATCGTTATCATATGTATCAACTCCTTCTTATAGCATAATCATTATGCATAAACCTTGCAACTCCGTATGTACACGTCTATAAAGTGTGATAAAATAGGAACGATTGAATTTATTTAGTAAGGAGAGTCATGATGGAAAAAGTACTTATTTTCGGACATAAAAACCCTGATACAGATACGATTTGC belongs to Ectobacillus sp. JY-23 and includes:
- the trpC gene encoding indole-3-glycerol phosphate synthase TrpC, which encodes MGTILDKIIAQKKLEVADLQRSGFRYEEVRPHVSLVENLKKPGVTVIAEIKRASPSKGALNLEVDVQEQAKQYELSGAGAISVLTDTNFFKGSFQDLKDARSVVSVPLLCKDFIIDEVQIQKANEAGADIILLIVAALPGERLQELYRYATELGLEVIVEVHDEEELEAALAIGPAIIGVNNRNLRTFEVNLETTERLAKRVVSSGALLISESGIFTKEDVVRVQRVGAQGILVGEAFMRADSVADLFGALRI
- a CDS encoding GNAT family N-acetyltransferase, which gives rise to MITIRQETSADHLLTEQVIRSAFANAPYSDHSEHALVARLRKSHAFVPELSLVATDDEQIIGHILLTKAAIVDEEKQTKTLALAPVSVLPDFQGQGVGKKLIAKALEIAAQLGFRSVIVLGHSEYYPKFGFRRASTWNIKAPFDVPDEVFMALELEKGALSGVSGTVSYASAFFE
- the trpD gene encoding anthranilate phosphoribosyltransferase, with protein sequence MNQYLRKLIERKNLSEAEVYEAGIGMLDGTVTESEIAAFLVGLKTKGETPDEIYGLVRALREKALRFRDVKGAMDNCGTGGDGAQTFNISTTTAFVLAGAGVKVAKHGNRAVSSKTGSADVLELLGVNIACPPHEIERLLEAVGIAFLFAPSVHPNLQKIMKVRKELNVPTIFNLIGPLTNPVELETQLVGIYKREMLVPIAQVLQKIGRKRAVVVNGNGFLDEASLQGENHIAVLQDGMITEMKVHPEEFGLQVASNEAIRGGEPKENAEITRSVLRGEHGVYRDTVLLNAALALFANGKAETIAEGVELAKQSIDSGSALAKLALLVQESQIVEEVR
- a CDS encoding phosphoribosylanthranilate isomerase, whose amino-acid sequence is MKVKVCGITDVETAKRTCEYGADALGFVFAPSKRRITPEEAADIIKELPAHVQKIGVFVNETIERVEEIAAMCGLNYVQLHGDEDACYMERLNIPFIKAFGVASREDVTRAMNSKAAYVLLDSPKGVYRGGNGTAFPWELLQELGEEERGRVILAGGLGSHNVRDAIRIVRPYMVDASSSLETEGKKDLQKIKTFIETVKEC
- the trpB gene encoding tryptophan synthase subunit beta — encoded protein: MNYTYPNETGHYGVYGGRYVPETLMQSVLELEAAYKEAMADEEFQKQLDYYLKTYVGRETPLYFAENLTRLCGGPKIYLKREDLNHTGAHKINNTIGQALLAVRMGKKKVVAETGAGQHGVATATVCALLGLECVIFMGEEDIRRQKLNVFRMELLGARVEGVSSGSATLKDAVNEALRYWVTNVGDTHYIMGSVLGPHPFPQMVRDFQSVIGNETKAQYKALEGKLPDAVIACIGGGSNAMGMFYPFVKDEEVKLYGVEAAGAGVDTDKHAATLTKGKVGVLHGSMMYLLQNEDGQIQEAHSISAGLDYPGVGPEHSLLKDLQRAEYHAVTDEEALQAFKLLACEEGIIPALESSHAIAYALKLAPTMKEEEGIVICLSGRGDKDVESVKAYLEGK
- the trpA gene encoding tryptophan synthase subunit alpha; protein product: MNINDVLNKLREAGEKAFVPYIMAGDGGMEKLKENIRFLDEVGASILEIGIPFSDPVADGPTIQRAGKRALDNGTTLESIFQALTEVRPQVEVPFVLMTYLNPVLAFGVERFVERCQGAGVSGIIVPDLPYEEKNIVSDALERVGIALIPLVTLTSPIERIAKITEEAQGFIYAVTVTGVTGARRDFAQSQFDYLRRVKEVAHLPVLAGFGISTPEQVREMGDVCDGVVVGSRIIELLEQERYEEIRELIGS